The following DNA comes from Rhizobium lusitanum.
AGAAGACAGGGCTGATGGGTTTCGCCATTCAGCGCGAGGAGCTTAAGAACGGCGCGGTCGTCGAGCGCTACTGGATGACCGGCATCAAGCGCTTCAAGGACAAGGATAAGGGCTTGCCGCCGGGGACGCCCGTGAGCACGGCGGAGCATCCGGTGCAGAGCTTCCAATGGGCCGACTATACGGCGGAAACCGATCACACCTACCGCTACCAGATCGTCCCGGTCTATGGCACGGTGAAGATGCTACAGCTCGACACCGCCTCGGCGGTTACCCTCGAAATCGCGACCGAGCTGGAATATCTGCTGCATCTCGACAAGAGAAACGACGAGGCGCGCCATGACGTTTATTTCAATCGCGGCGTGATTGGATCTCAAGCCTATGCCCGCCGTTTTGGCAACCGCATGCCGGATGCCGACAATCCCACGGCCGAGGAAATGGTCTGGTTGTCGCGCGGACTATTCGAGGCACTCATCAAGTTCATTGGCCTCGCCGAGGATCACCGCTTCGGGCTGCGCGCGGCACTCTACGAGTTCCACTATCAGCCGGTGGCGAACGCTTTCGCCAAAGCGGTGGAAGCCGGCGCCGACGTGAAGATCGTCTTCGATGACGAAAAGACCTACAAGGCGGCGAACGAAGCCGTCATCCACAATGCCCGGCTCGACGAGATGAAGGTGGTCATCCCGCGCACGGTGACCGAGGGCATCCGCCACAATAAGTTCATCATCCTGCTTGAGGACGAAAAGCCGATCGCGGTCTGGACCGGATCGACGAATATTTCCGACGGCGGCCTCTTCGGCCACTCGAATGTCGGCCATATCGTCTGGAGCCCGACGATCGCGCAGACCTATCTCGAATACTGGACGCTGCTATCGCAGAACCTGACGCCGACCAAATTGCGACCGAAAAATCGCGCCCTGACGCCTCTACCCGCTGGGCGCACCCAGCCAAACAGCGTCACGCCGGTCTTCAGCGCCCGCGACGCGAAGGACAGCAGCGAATCCCTGCAATGGTATGCCGATCGGATGGGCGAGGCGCAGGAGATTTCCTGCATCACGCTGGCCTTCAATCTGGACAAGGTCTTCAGCAAGGTAATCGCGCAGGACAATGACGTGCTGCGCTATATCGTCAAGGATGACGATCTCGGCGACGGTGAAATTATCGGGCGCGACCGCGATGTTCTGTTCGCCGCCGGCGGACGCCTGGAAAGCGGCGCGCTGGCAAATTTTCTGGCGGAGCGCGATAATCCGCTCAATACCAACGACTACATCCATGACAAATTCATGCTGGTCGATCCGTTGGGTGACGATCCTCTCATCGTCAGCGGCTCGGCGAATTTCAGCCAGCCCTCGCAGCGCATCAACGACGAGAACATGATCGTGATCCGGGGTGATACGCGGGTCGCCGATATTTATTTCGGCGAATTCATGCGTATTTTCGACCACCATTACGCCCGCTATGTCGTCAAGAAGCTCACTGATGCCAATCGTCAGGATCCGGATGC
Coding sequences within:
- a CDS encoding phospholipase D-like domain-containing protein, with amino-acid sequence MRVTAASAVLRARAIAGTYVVVLAWDFVPGQDAKKTGLMGFAIQREELKNGAVVERYWMTGIKRFKDKDKGLPPGTPVSTAEHPVQSFQWADYTAETDHTYRYQIVPVYGTVKMLQLDTASAVTLEIATELEYLLHLDKRNDEARHDVYFNRGVIGSQAYARRFGNRMPDADNPTAEEMVWLSRGLFEALIKFIGLAEDHRFGLRAALYEFHYQPVANAFAKAVEAGADVKIVFDDEKTYKAANEAVIHNARLDEMKVVIPRTVTEGIRHNKFIILLEDEKPIAVWTGSTNISDGGLFGHSNVGHIVWSPTIAQTYLEYWTLLSQNLTPTKLRPKNRALTPLPAGRTQPNSVTPVFSARDAKDSSESLQWYADRMGEAQEISCITLAFNLDKVFSKVIAQDNDVLRYIVKDDDLGDGEIIGRDRDVLFAAGGRLESGALANFLAERDNPLNTNDYIHDKFMLVDPLGDDPLIVSGSANFSQPSQRINDENMIVIRGDTRVADIYFGEFMRIFDHHYARYVVKKLTDANRQDPDAGYLKANPEDLAAQPVQRAELQSQAPEIFRRTVRTATIPLLSSEQDPV